Proteins co-encoded in one Sinobacterium norvegicum genomic window:
- the trxB gene encoding thioredoxin-disulfide reductase — MSEVIHHNLIILGSGPAGYTAAVYAARANLNPVVITGMQQGGQLTTTTDVDNWPGDAEGLQGPELMMRMQAHAERFDTEILFDHIDSTDLSQKPFRLMGGNATYTCDSLIIATGASAQYLGLPSEEAFMGKGVSACATCDGFFYRGKKVAVIGGGNTAVEEALYLSNLASEVTLVHRRDSLRSEKILQDKIMDRAENGNINLMWNHTLDEVLGDDSGVTGLRLNSTVDGAATEIDVDGVFIAIGHKPNTGIFEGQLDMKDGYLKINSGTEGNATQCSVDGVFAAGDVADHIYRQAITSAGFGCMAALDAERFLDNQ, encoded by the coding sequence ATGAGCGAAGTCATTCACCACAACTTAATCATTCTTGGTTCTGGCCCTGCCGGATACACCGCTGCAGTCTACGCAGCACGTGCCAACCTCAATCCAGTGGTTATCACCGGTATGCAACAAGGTGGCCAACTGACCACCACCACCGATGTCGACAATTGGCCCGGTGATGCAGAAGGCTTACAAGGTCCCGAATTGATGATGCGCATGCAGGCACATGCTGAGCGTTTTGATACCGAGATACTATTTGATCATATCGACAGTACTGATTTATCACAGAAACCATTTCGTCTAATGGGCGGCAACGCCACCTATACCTGTGACTCATTGATTATTGCCACCGGCGCCTCAGCTCAGTATTTAGGTTTACCCTCTGAAGAAGCTTTCATGGGTAAAGGCGTGAGTGCCTGTGCCACCTGCGATGGTTTTTTCTACCGCGGCAAGAAAGTTGCCGTCATCGGCGGCGGCAATACCGCTGTTGAAGAGGCCCTTTATCTTTCTAACCTCGCCTCGGAGGTGACACTTGTCCATCGTCGCGATAGCTTGCGTAGTGAAAAAATACTGCAAGACAAAATCATGGATCGCGCCGAAAATGGCAATATCAATCTGATGTGGAACCATACTCTGGACGAGGTCTTGGGCGATGATAGCGGTGTAACAGGCCTGCGTCTTAACAGCACTGTAGATGGTGCCGCGACAGAGATTGATGTTGATGGCGTCTTTATCGCCATTGGTCACAAGCCAAACACGGGGATTTTCGAAGGTCAGCTAGACATGAAAGATGGTTACCTTAAAATTAACAGCGGCACGGAAGGCAATGCCACGCAATGTAGCGTCGATGGCGTGTTTGCCGCTGGCGATGTAGCTGACCACATTTATCGTCAAGCAATTACCTCGGCGGGCTTCGGTTGCATGGCAGCCCTTGATGCCGAGCGCTTCTTAGATAACCAATAA
- the aat gene encoding leucyl/phenylalanyl-tRNA--protein transferase has translation MMPIPWLHDDDLSFPAVETALEDPDGLLAAGGDLTPARLLYAYSLGIFPWYNDDQPILWWSPNPRTVLQPSNLHLAKSFRKFLRKTTFECSINASFGQVMHHCRQSREQLEGSWISDDMEAAYNHLHQLGHAHSVEVWDKGELVGGLYGIAIGKVFFGESMFSYRSNASKLALHTLVQQLSAWDFTLIDCQVATDHLLSLGAQAISRGEFSARLATAVQAPNSHWPSPPINQTDSDIPWPI, from the coding sequence ATTATGCCGATACCGTGGTTACACGATGACGACCTCAGTTTTCCTGCCGTCGAAACAGCCCTAGAGGATCCCGACGGCTTACTCGCGGCGGGTGGCGACCTAACACCTGCTAGGCTGCTTTACGCCTATAGCCTGGGTATCTTCCCCTGGTACAACGATGATCAGCCAATCCTCTGGTGGAGCCCTAATCCAAGAACAGTACTACAACCAAGCAATCTGCATCTTGCCAAAAGTTTTAGGAAATTTCTTCGCAAAACGACTTTTGAATGCTCTATTAATGCGTCATTTGGCCAAGTAATGCACCACTGCAGGCAAAGCCGCGAGCAGTTAGAGGGCAGCTGGATCAGCGACGACATGGAAGCCGCCTACAACCACTTACATCAATTGGGCCACGCCCACAGTGTCGAGGTTTGGGATAAAGGAGAATTAGTTGGCGGCCTCTACGGCATCGCAATAGGTAAGGTGTTTTTTGGCGAATCTATGTTCAGTTATCGTAGCAATGCCTCTAAACTCGCTCTGCACACATTGGTTCAGCAATTATCCGCATGGGACTTCACCCTGATTGACTGCCAAGTGGCGACAGACCATCTATTATCATTAGGCGCCCAAGCAATATCACGGGGTGAATTTTCTGCACGATTAGCAACGGCTGTGCAAGCCCCAAATAGTCATTGGCCGAGCCCGCCAATAAATCAAACGGATAGTGACATACCATGGCCGATTTAA
- a CDS encoding arginyltransferase, which translates to MADLKVYATHPHNCSYLDGQQAVTLFVDPSAEVDKHLYSKLSDIGFRRSGSHIYRPHCDSCTACLAARLDVNRFSPSRSQRRVINKNKDLSCEIIDDISSDEFYHLYESYINQKHSDGDMFPPSREQYESFLSSQWGITQYLCFRDTENHLMAVAVVDQMNNGLAAVYTFYQVAAQERSLGTYAVLRQIDLAKQLQLRYIYLGYWIEHCDKMSYKSKFQPLEVLKEGEWCELIGISG; encoded by the coding sequence ATGGCCGATTTAAAGGTATATGCCACCCACCCACACAACTGTAGCTATCTTGATGGCCAGCAAGCTGTCACGTTGTTTGTCGACCCCAGCGCCGAGGTCGACAAGCACCTTTACAGCAAGCTTTCAGATATCGGCTTTCGCCGCAGCGGTAGCCACATCTACCGACCTCACTGCGACAGCTGCACTGCCTGCCTCGCCGCCAGATTGGATGTTAATCGCTTTTCCCCCAGCCGCAGCCAACGAAGGGTAATAAACAAGAACAAAGACTTAAGCTGTGAAATCATTGATGACATCAGTAGCGACGAGTTTTACCATTTATATGAAAGCTATATTAATCAAAAACACAGCGACGGAGACATGTTCCCACCCAGCCGAGAGCAATACGAGTCTTTTCTGTCATCACAGTGGGGAATTACTCAGTATCTTTGCTTCCGAGACACGGAAAACCATTTAATGGCTGTTGCTGTTGTGGATCAGATGAATAATGGTCTTGCGGCAGTCTACACCTTTTATCAAGTCGCAGCGCAAGAACGGAGCCTTGGAACTTACGCAGTACTCAGACAAATTGACCTAGCCAAACAATTACAGCTTCGATACATCTATCTTGGTTACTGGATTGAACACTGCGATAAAATGTCCTATAAAAGCAAATTCCAGCCGCTTGAAGTTCTTAAAGAAGGTGAGTGGTGCGAATTAATCGGCATATCTGGCTAG
- the infA gene encoding translation initiation factor IF-1, producing MAKEDQIEMEGEVVDTLPNTTFRVELENGHIVTAHISGKMRKNYIRILTGDKVRVELTPYDLTKGRITYRAR from the coding sequence ATGGCAAAAGAAGACCAGATTGAAATGGAAGGGGAAGTTGTTGACACCCTTCCGAACACAACTTTCCGCGTTGAGCTAGAGAACGGACACATTGTTACCGCCCATATTTCTGGCAAGATGCGCAAAAACTATATCCGCATTTTGACTGGCGACAAAGTTCGCGTAGAGCTAACACCTTATGATTTGACCAAGGGCCGCATCACATACCGCGCTCGTTAA